The following are from one region of the Hyla sarda isolate aHylSar1 chromosome 6, aHylSar1.hap1, whole genome shotgun sequence genome:
- the LOC130276026 gene encoding secreted frizzled-related protein 5-like isoform X2, with the protein MHTFLFGAPSADWSGTPAMYVDFVSSSSRCMVIPRHMPLCYGIGYTEMRIPNLLEHETMAEVIQQSSSWLPLLARECHPDARIFLCSLFAPICLEGDRIIKPCRSLCEAVRNSCAPIMACYGYPWPEILKCEQFPFDHGMCISTITNDTSNSGRMVPRASCRDCELDEASSAKEILDTFCANDFTAKVRITKRNMTSSSVSDFDMDSKIDILKHGPLSRGDIFPRLQQWLDLDATCVQNIMRGTRTGTYVISGDVQEDKIVVHNAYAWQKRNKNLHFAVKKWKHHRCRL; encoded by the exons TGGTACTCCAGCAATGTATGTGGACTTTGTGAGCAGCTCGTCCAGGTGCATGGTAATCCCAAGACATATGCCCTTATGTTATGGCATTGGATATACAGAGATGAGGATCCCTAACCTGCTGGAGCATGAGACAATGGCAGAGGTGATTCAGCAATCCTCCAGTTGGCTGCCGCTGCTTGCACGTGAATGCCACCCAGACGCCAGGATCTTCCTGTGCTCACTCTTCGCACCTATATGTCTGGAAGG TGACAGGATTATAAAGCCGTGCCGAAGCCTGTGTGAGGCAGTGAGGAACAGCTGTGCCCCTATCATGGCGTGCTATGGATACCCATGGCCAGAGATACTGAAGTGTGAACAGTTTCCTTTTGATCATGGGATGTGCATCTCCACAATTACCAATGACACAAGCAACAGTGGAAGAA TGGTGCCCCGTGCCAGCTGCAGGGACTGTGAACTAGACGAGGCCAGCTCTGCCAAGGAGATACTGGATACATTCTGCGCTAATGATTTCA CTGCTAAAGTTCGTATCACAAAGAGAAATATGACTTCCAGCTCCGTTTCTGACTTTGATATGGATTCCAAAATAGACATCCTAAAGCATGGCCCGCTGTCAAGAGGTGACATTTTCCCCAGACTCCAACAGTGGCTAGACCTGGACGCTACCTGTGTGCAGAACATAATGCGCGGGACCCGGACGGGCACTTATGTCATCAGCGGAGATGTACAAGAAGACAAAATAGTTGTGCATAATGCCTATGCTTGGCAGAAGAGGAACAAGAATCTGCACTTTGCTGTAAAGAAATGGAAGCATCACAGATGCAGACTGTAG
- the LOC130276026 gene encoding secreted frizzled-related protein 5-like isoform X3, translating into MLWQGTFGGTPAMYVDFVSSSSRCMVIPRHMPLCYGIGYTEMRIPNLLEHETMAEVIQQSSSWLPLLARECHPDARIFLCSLFAPICLEGDRIIKPCRSLCEAVRNSCAPIMACYGYPWPEILKCEQFPFDHGMCISTITNDTSNSGRMVPRASCRDCELDEASSAKEILDTFCANDFTAKVRITKRNMTSSSVSDFDMDSKIDILKHGPLSRGDIFPRLQQWLDLDATCVQNIMRGTRTGTYVISGDVQEDKIVVHNAYAWQKRNKNLHFAVKKWKHHRCRL; encoded by the exons TGGTACTCCAGCAATGTATGTGGACTTTGTGAGCAGCTCGTCCAGGTGCATGGTAATCCCAAGACATATGCCCTTATGTTATGGCATTGGATATACAGAGATGAGGATCCCTAACCTGCTGGAGCATGAGACAATGGCAGAGGTGATTCAGCAATCCTCCAGTTGGCTGCCGCTGCTTGCACGTGAATGCCACCCAGACGCCAGGATCTTCCTGTGCTCACTCTTCGCACCTATATGTCTGGAAGG TGACAGGATTATAAAGCCGTGCCGAAGCCTGTGTGAGGCAGTGAGGAACAGCTGTGCCCCTATCATGGCGTGCTATGGATACCCATGGCCAGAGATACTGAAGTGTGAACAGTTTCCTTTTGATCATGGGATGTGCATCTCCACAATTACCAATGACACAAGCAACAGTGGAAGAA TGGTGCCCCGTGCCAGCTGCAGGGACTGTGAACTAGACGAGGCCAGCTCTGCCAAGGAGATACTGGATACATTCTGCGCTAATGATTTCA CTGCTAAAGTTCGTATCACAAAGAGAAATATGACTTCCAGCTCCGTTTCTGACTTTGATATGGATTCCAAAATAGACATCCTAAAGCATGGCCCGCTGTCAAGAGGTGACATTTTCCCCAGACTCCAACAGTGGCTAGACCTGGACGCTACCTGTGTGCAGAACATAATGCGCGGGACCCGGACGGGCACTTATGTCATCAGCGGAGATGTACAAGAAGACAAAATAGTTGTGCATAATGCCTATGCTTGGCAGAAGAGGAACAAGAATCTGCACTTTGCTGTAAAGAAATGGAAGCATCACAGATGCAGACTGTAG
- the LOC130276026 gene encoding secreted frizzled-related protein 5-like isoform X1: MLQSFPCDVTPTPSFRPLASVEPCTSPAYAPLWRLWVTHSIGTPAMYVDFVSSSSRCMVIPRHMPLCYGIGYTEMRIPNLLEHETMAEVIQQSSSWLPLLARECHPDARIFLCSLFAPICLEGDRIIKPCRSLCEAVRNSCAPIMACYGYPWPEILKCEQFPFDHGMCISTITNDTSNSGRMVPRASCRDCELDEASSAKEILDTFCANDFTAKVRITKRNMTSSSVSDFDMDSKIDILKHGPLSRGDIFPRLQQWLDLDATCVQNIMRGTRTGTYVISGDVQEDKIVVHNAYAWQKRNKNLHFAVKKWKHHRCRL; this comes from the exons ATGCTTCAGTCtttcccctgtgatgtcacgcccactccctctttcaggccACTTGCCAGCGTTGAGCCATGCACAAGTCCAGCGTATGCGCCCTTATGGAGATTATGGGTCACACACAGTAT TGGTACTCCAGCAATGTATGTGGACTTTGTGAGCAGCTCGTCCAGGTGCATGGTAATCCCAAGACATATGCCCTTATGTTATGGCATTGGATATACAGAGATGAGGATCCCTAACCTGCTGGAGCATGAGACAATGGCAGAGGTGATTCAGCAATCCTCCAGTTGGCTGCCGCTGCTTGCACGTGAATGCCACCCAGACGCCAGGATCTTCCTGTGCTCACTCTTCGCACCTATATGTCTGGAAGG TGACAGGATTATAAAGCCGTGCCGAAGCCTGTGTGAGGCAGTGAGGAACAGCTGTGCCCCTATCATGGCGTGCTATGGATACCCATGGCCAGAGATACTGAAGTGTGAACAGTTTCCTTTTGATCATGGGATGTGCATCTCCACAATTACCAATGACACAAGCAACAGTGGAAGAA TGGTGCCCCGTGCCAGCTGCAGGGACTGTGAACTAGACGAGGCCAGCTCTGCCAAGGAGATACTGGATACATTCTGCGCTAATGATTTCA CTGCTAAAGTTCGTATCACAAAGAGAAATATGACTTCCAGCTCCGTTTCTGACTTTGATATGGATTCCAAAATAGACATCCTAAAGCATGGCCCGCTGTCAAGAGGTGACATTTTCCCCAGACTCCAACAGTGGCTAGACCTGGACGCTACCTGTGTGCAGAACATAATGCGCGGGACCCGGACGGGCACTTATGTCATCAGCGGAGATGTACAAGAAGACAAAATAGTTGTGCATAATGCCTATGCTTGGCAGAAGAGGAACAAGAATCTGCACTTTGCTGTAAAGAAATGGAAGCATCACAGATGCAGACTGTAG
- the LOC130276026 gene encoding secreted frizzled-related protein 5-like isoform X4, translating into MYVDFVSSSSRCMVIPRHMPLCYGIGYTEMRIPNLLEHETMAEVIQQSSSWLPLLARECHPDARIFLCSLFAPICLEGDRIIKPCRSLCEAVRNSCAPIMACYGYPWPEILKCEQFPFDHGMCISTITNDTSNSGRMVPRASCRDCELDEASSAKEILDTFCANDFTAKVRITKRNMTSSSVSDFDMDSKIDILKHGPLSRGDIFPRLQQWLDLDATCVQNIMRGTRTGTYVISGDVQEDKIVVHNAYAWQKRNKNLHFAVKKWKHHRCRL; encoded by the exons ATGTATGTGGACTTTGTGAGCAGCTCGTCCAGGTGCATGGTAATCCCAAGACATATGCCCTTATGTTATGGCATTGGATATACAGAGATGAGGATCCCTAACCTGCTGGAGCATGAGACAATGGCAGAGGTGATTCAGCAATCCTCCAGTTGGCTGCCGCTGCTTGCACGTGAATGCCACCCAGACGCCAGGATCTTCCTGTGCTCACTCTTCGCACCTATATGTCTGGAAGG TGACAGGATTATAAAGCCGTGCCGAAGCCTGTGTGAGGCAGTGAGGAACAGCTGTGCCCCTATCATGGCGTGCTATGGATACCCATGGCCAGAGATACTGAAGTGTGAACAGTTTCCTTTTGATCATGGGATGTGCATCTCCACAATTACCAATGACACAAGCAACAGTGGAAGAA TGGTGCCCCGTGCCAGCTGCAGGGACTGTGAACTAGACGAGGCCAGCTCTGCCAAGGAGATACTGGATACATTCTGCGCTAATGATTTCA CTGCTAAAGTTCGTATCACAAAGAGAAATATGACTTCCAGCTCCGTTTCTGACTTTGATATGGATTCCAAAATAGACATCCTAAAGCATGGCCCGCTGTCAAGAGGTGACATTTTCCCCAGACTCCAACAGTGGCTAGACCTGGACGCTACCTGTGTGCAGAACATAATGCGCGGGACCCGGACGGGCACTTATGTCATCAGCGGAGATGTACAAGAAGACAAAATAGTTGTGCATAATGCCTATGCTTGGCAGAAGAGGAACAAGAATCTGCACTTTGCTGTAAAGAAATGGAAGCATCACAGATGCAGACTGTAG